One part of the Bacteroidia bacterium genome encodes these proteins:
- the pbpC gene encoding penicillin-binding protein 1C, translating to MHLKWKLLIVLSLVFNLWFYQCLPEPIFIEPNSSVLYDENGELLSATIAKDEQWRFPLIKRVPKKFVICLKTYEDKRFEHHIGVDILALGRAIYQNIREGKIISGASTLSMQLIRLSRKGQERTYGEKILELLKAIRLELRYSKKEILRYYSTYAPFGGNVVGLETAAWRYFGIEPSKLSWAESAMLAVLPNSPALVNPNRNREELLKKRNTLLRKLYINGEIDSTTWSFSVFEPLPLKTFPIAQDALHLLQTHNSSKKDASSAQVYTTLSKPLQLKVNQVLKRHGKILRENAIGNAAALIIEVESGDIKAYAGNIMNPQGKGDDGRFVDIIQARRSSGSILKPLLYASRLHEGEILPKTLIPDIPTNFNGYRPLNFTRSFLGAVQADQSLAQSLNVPAVHMLRDYGIAKFHHKLQEVGMSTLDRAPANYGLTLILGGAETSLWDLAKMYGGMARTLKNYPHYNGRYDPEIYRPPNYLKGNSYTTIPASEHSEKLVKHPPLSASAIWHTFEAMKKVLRPHEDQIRDQLSHRANIAWKTGTSFGFRDAWAVGCTPDYVVAVWAGNADGEGRPGLVGLHAAAPILFDIFNALPRSDKWFFQPFDEMAKIPVCKESGYRASTICESRDSSWVQKSGLKTLACPYHKNFHLDPSLNWQVNSSCISPSEIKHTPFFVLPPAMERFYVQGNLAYKSPPPFREGCEVSNANTQNPSMDWIYPRHDARIFIPYGLDGKRSNAIFELAHKISSVRVFWHLNGEFLGETRDEHKMPLAPQLGLHKLVCVDEFGEILEKEFEIVEKGK from the coding sequence ATGCACCTAAAATGGAAGCTACTGATAGTTTTGTCATTGGTATTTAACCTTTGGTTTTACCAGTGCCTTCCTGAACCTATTTTTATTGAACCTAATTCATCCGTTCTCTATGATGAAAATGGAGAACTGCTAAGTGCAACTATTGCCAAGGATGAGCAATGGCGATTTCCATTAATTAAACGTGTGCCAAAGAAATTTGTCATTTGCCTTAAAACGTATGAAGACAAACGCTTTGAACATCATATAGGGGTCGATATACTAGCACTGGGAAGAGCAATTTATCAGAATATTCGCGAAGGGAAAATTATTAGCGGGGCTAGCACACTTAGCATGCAGCTAATCCGACTTTCTCGAAAAGGGCAAGAAAGAACCTATGGCGAAAAAATCTTGGAATTACTAAAAGCTATACGCCTTGAATTGAGGTATAGCAAAAAGGAGATACTTAGGTATTATAGTACCTATGCCCCTTTTGGAGGAAATGTAGTTGGATTAGAAACGGCTGCCTGGCGGTATTTTGGAATAGAACCTTCCAAATTAAGTTGGGCAGAATCAGCCATGCTGGCAGTACTCCCAAATAGTCCCGCATTGGTGAACCCCAATCGTAATCGAGAAGAATTATTGAAAAAAAGGAATACCCTTTTAAGAAAACTTTACATAAATGGAGAGATTGATTCAACTACGTGGTCCTTTTCGGTATTTGAACCTCTTCCTTTAAAAACATTTCCGATTGCTCAGGACGCACTTCATCTACTTCAAACCCATAACAGTTCAAAAAAGGATGCTAGTAGTGCCCAGGTATATACAACTCTCAGCAAACCATTGCAGCTTAAAGTAAACCAGGTTCTAAAACGCCATGGGAAAATTCTTCGGGAAAATGCCATAGGAAATGCAGCAGCTTTAATCATAGAAGTAGAAAGTGGAGACATCAAAGCTTATGCGGGCAACATCATGAACCCTCAGGGAAAAGGAGATGACGGAAGGTTTGTAGACATCATCCAGGCGCGAAGAAGTAGCGGTAGCATCCTGAAACCATTGTTGTATGCCTCTCGCTTGCACGAAGGTGAAATTCTCCCCAAAACCCTTATTCCTGATATCCCTACCAATTTTAATGGATACCGCCCCCTAAACTTTACCCGAAGCTTTTTAGGCGCCGTGCAGGCCGATCAATCGTTAGCGCAGTCTCTCAATGTCCCAGCTGTTCATATGCTCAGAGATTACGGAATCGCTAAATTCCACCATAAACTCCAAGAAGTCGGCATGAGTACCCTGGATCGAGCTCCCGCAAATTACGGACTCACCTTGATTTTAGGAGGAGCAGAAACCAGCCTTTGGGACCTGGCAAAAATGTACGGAGGAATGGCCCGAACCCTCAAAAACTACCCCCATTACAACGGTAGATACGACCCGGAGATTTATCGGCCACCTAATTATTTGAAAGGAAATTCTTATACCACCATTCCGGCCTCTGAGCATTCAGAAAAACTTGTCAAGCATCCTCCCTTAAGCGCTTCAGCAATCTGGCACACCTTTGAAGCCATGAAAAAAGTTTTGAGACCCCATGAAGATCAGATTCGAGACCAGCTGTCGCACCGAGCAAATATTGCCTGGAAAACGGGTACAAGCTTTGGCTTCAGAGATGCCTGGGCCGTGGGTTGTACTCCCGATTATGTAGTAGCCGTTTGGGCCGGAAATGCTGACGGTGAAGGAAGACCTGGCCTGGTTGGCTTGCATGCAGCTGCCCCCATTTTATTTGATATTTTCAATGCCCTTCCTCGTTCTGATAAATGGTTCTTCCAACCTTTCGACGAAATGGCAAAAATTCCCGTCTGCAAAGAAAGTGGATATCGGGCTTCCACGATTTGTGAATCCCGGGATAGCTCCTGGGTACAAAAATCAGGTTTAAAAACGCTTGCATGTCCCTATCATAAAAATTTCCATCTGGATCCTTCCCTTAACTGGCAGGTAAATAGCTCTTGTATTTCCCCTTCGGAGATCAAGCACACGCCCTTTTTTGTGTTACCTCCAGCTATGGAACGGTTTTATGTTCAAGGGAATTTGGCTTACAAATCTCCACCGCCTTTCAGAGAAGGTTGTGAAGTAAGTAATGCAAACACTCAGAATCCATCTATGGATTGGATCTACCCTCGGCACGATGCAAGAATCTTTATCCCCTATGGCTTAGATGGAAAACGCAGCAATGCAATTTTTGAACTCGCACATAAGATTTCTTCTGTACGAGTGTTCTGGCACCTAAATGGAGAATTCCTCGGGGAGACACGCGACGAACATAAAATGCCCCTGGCACCGCAGTTAGGATTGCATAAATTGGTTTGCGTTGATGAGTTTGGTGAAATACTAGAAAAAGAATTCGAAATTGTAGAGAAAGGAAAGTAA